CACGAGCTTCAGCACCGTGCTCTTGCCGGCCCCGGAGGCGCCGCCGAGCACGACGCGCTCGCCGCGGCCCACGGTGAAGGAGAGGCCGTCGAGCACGGCCAGTCGCTGGCCGCCCTGCAGGTGCATGATGAAGGTCTTGGCGACCCGGTCGACGGTGAGGACCGGGGCGGATGCGGATGCGGTCGTGGTCCCGAGCGGGGTTCCGGTCATGGGGCGGATCATCCTTGCAGGATCGAGGAGACGAGCAGCTGGGTGTAGGCGGCCTGCGGGTCGTCGAGGACCCGGTCGGTGAGGCCCGACTCGATGACGCGGCCGTCCTTCATCACGAGCGTGCGGTGCGAGATGAGGCGGGCGACGGCGAGGTCGTGGGTGACGATGACGACGGCGAGGCCGAGCTCCGCGACGAGGCCGCGGATCAGGTCGAGCAGGCGCGCCTGCACGGAGACGTCGAGGCCGCTCGTCGGCTCGTCCATGAAGACGAGCCGGGGCGAGACGACGAGGTTCCGGGCGATCTGCAGGCGCTGGCGCATGCCGCCGGAGAACGTGGTCGGGTGGTCGTCGATGCGGTCGACGGGGATCTCGACGTGCCGCAGCCACTCGGCCGCCGTCTCGCGGATCCGCCCGTAGTGCCGCCACCCGTTCGTCATGAGCGGCTCGCCGACGTTGCCGCCCGCGCTCACGTGCATGCGCAGGCCGTCGGCCGGATCCTGGTGCACGAAGCCCCACTCGCTCCGCCACAGCCTGCGCACGGAGCTCTCGGACATGTCCGCGAGCTCCACGGTCTCGCCGTCGGCCAGCCGGTAGCGGATGCTGCCCTCGCTGAGCGCCAGCCGCTGGGACAGGGTGCCGAGCAGGGTCGACTTGCCGGATCCCGACTCGCCCACGACCGCGAGCACCTCGCCCGGGTGCAGGTCGAAGTCGACGTCGCGGCAGCCGTAGCGGTCGCCGTAGCGGTGGGCGGCCCCGCGGACCTCGAGCAGCGGTCGGTCGTCGCTCATGCGCGCGCCTCCTCGTCCTGGGTGGGGGCGGCGTCGGCGGCGGCCGCCGTGCGCTCGCAGTGGTCGGTGTCGGAGCAGACGAACATGGACGCGCCCCGGTCGTCGGTGATGACCTCGTCGAGGTACACGCCCGTGGATCCGCAGATGGCGCACGGGTCCTCGAAGGACTGCGGCTCGAACGGGTGGTCCTCGAAGCCGAGGCTCTCCACGCGCGTGAACGGCGGCACGGCGTAGATGCGCTTCTCGCGGCCGGCGCCGAACAGCTGGAGCGCGGGGCTCATGTGCATCTTCGGGTTGTCGAAGGACGGGATCGGCGACGGCGCCATGAGGTAGCGGTCGGCCACCATCACGGGGTAGTCGTACGTCTTGGCGACGTGCCCGAAGCGCGCGATGTCCTCGTAGAGCTTCACGTACATGAGGCCGTACTCCTCGAGCGCGTGCAGGCGGCGGGTCTCCGTCTCGCGGGGCTCGAGGAAGCGCAGCGGCTCCGGCATGGGCACCTGGTAGACGATGACCTGCCCGTCGGCGAGCGGCGTCTCGGGGATCCGGTGGCGGGTCTGGATCACGGTCGCCTCGTCGGTGCGCGTCGTGGTGGACACCCCGGCGACGGACGCGAAGAACTGGCGGATGGAGACGGCGTTCGTGGTGTCGTCGGCGCCCTGGTCGATGACCTTGAGCACGTCGTCCTCGCCGACGACCGCGGCCGTGACCTGCACGCCGCCCGTGCCCCAGCCGCGCGGCATGGGCACCTCGCGGCTGGCGAACGGCACCTGGAACCCGGGGATCGCGACGGCCTTGAGGAGCGCGCGGCGGATCATGCGCTTGGTCTGCTCGTCGAGGTAGCCGAGGTTGTAGCCGATGAGGGAGGTGCTCATGCGCGGGCCCCCGCTCCGGCCGGGACGGCGGCGGGCGCGGGCGCGCTCGCCGTCACGTCCGCGTCGTCGTCCGGCGTCGCGTCGGATGCGCCCTCCGGCGTCGCGTGCCGCTCCCGGAACTCCCGCGCGAGCCGCCGCACGAGCACGAGCTCGGCCTGGAAGTCGACGTAGTGCGGCAGCTTGAGGTGCTCGACGAAGCCGGTCGCCTGCACGTTGTCGGAGTGGCTGATGACGAACTCCTCGTCCTGCGCGGGGGCGGTCACGCGCTCGTCGAACTCGGCGGCCCGGAGCGCGCGGTCGACGAGCGCCATCGACATGGCCTTCCGCTCGCTCCGCCCGAAGGCGAGGCCGTAGCCGCGCGTGAACTGGGCGGGCCGGTCGGCGCTGCCCGTGAACTGGTTGACCATCTGGCACTCGGTGACCTCGATCCGCCCGAGCGGCACCGCGAAGCCGAGCTCCGGGGCGTCGAGCTCCACCTCGACCTCGCCCACGCGGATCTCGCCCGCGAAGGGGTGGGTCGTGCCGAACCCGCGTTGGGTCGAGTAGCCGAGGCCGAGGAGGAAGCCCTCGTCGCCGCGGGCGAGGGCCTGCAGGCGCTCCGGCCGCGTCATGGGGAAGACGGTGGGCTCGCGCGTGATGTCCGCGGGCTCCTCGTCGTCCTGGCCGGGGTGGGAGTCGGGCTCGATGAGCGCGCTCGCGCCGAGGAGGTCGGCGACGCGCGGCATCGTGGCGCCCGCGTCGGCCTCGCGCGTCGTGACCGGGGCGGCCTCGGCGTCGGAGAACAGGCGGTGCGTGTAGTCGAAGGTCGCGCCGAGCTGCTGGCCGCCGGGCAGGTCCTTGAAGGTCGCGGAGACGCGGCGCTGGGGCGGGAGCTGGGCGGTGTCCACCGGCAGCGTGTACCCGAAGCGCGGCAGCGTGGTGCGGTACGAGCGCAGCAGCGTGACGGCCTCGAGCACGTCGCCCTGCGCCTGGAGGAGGGCGCGCGCGGCGAGCTCGGGGTCGTGCAGCGAGCCCTCGGTCATCACGCGGGAGACGAGGACGCCGAGCTGGCCGGCGACCTGCCCGGCCTCGAGCGGCGTCGATCCGGGGGCGCCCCGGCCCTCCGCGGCGAGCAGGGCGTGCGCGGCGGCGATCGCCCGCTCCCCGCCCTTGACGGCGACGTACATGTCAGGCCTCCGATCGGGGGTCGGCCGCCGTGAGGCGGGTGGTGCGGGGGAGGGCGGCGACGGATCCGGCGTCGACGAGCAGCAGGTCGACGCCGCGCGGGAAGCGCTCGCCGTTGGTCCGCCAGGCGTCGAGGAGGGCGTCGTCGGCCCAGGGGGCGTCGGCGTCGGCGTGGCCGTCGATGCCGGGGCCCTCGGCGCGGATCCGGCGGGGGCCGGCCGCGTCGCGCACGTCGAGGAGGACGGTCGCCGAGCGGTGCGGCTCCTCGTCGGTGCCCGCGGCGAGGGTCGCGAGCGGGGGCAGCGACGACGCGTCGGCGAGCACGAAGTCCGCGTCGGCCGCGTCGCCGACGAGGCGCACGCCGGTGTGGAAGGTGAGCCAGGCGGCGACCTCGGCGTCGGCGGCGCGACGCGGATCCAGCCAGAGCGCGGACTCCTCGTCGAGCACGGTGAGGGCGACGGCCCCGAGCCCCGCGCCGAGCCCGGCGGGCGCCTCGGCCGGGCCGACGAGCGGGTGGACGCGCGTCGGGTGCGCGAGCGCGTCGAGGAGGGCGCGGAACGCGGCCTGGGCGCCGCGGGTCGCGTCGGGGAAGCCGGGGGCGGGAATGCCGGGGGCGCGCCCGGTCGCGGCGGTCACGCGTGCTCCCGGGCGACGGTGAAGAAGTCGACCAGGGTGCTGCGGGCCTCGGCGGCGCGGACGTCGTCCGCCTCCGCCCGGGCGCGCTCGAGCGGCGCGATCACCTCCGCGAGCACGCGGTCGTGCAGGCCGGCGTCGAGGAGCATCCCGTCGAACAGGGCCGCGAGGCGGGCGTGCTCGAGGTCGGATCCGAGGACGTACGAGCTGCCGAGCGCGTCCGCCGACATGGCGGGCCCGTGCAGGCGGAGGGTGGCGCGCGTGACGGTCGCCTCGCCGAGGTTGAAGCGCGCGCCGCCGGCGTCCACGCGGCCGCGGACCATGACGAGTCCGGCCTCGGGTCCGCGGATGTGCTGCACGTCGGGCTTGGGCTCCCACGCCGTCCAGGCGGCGTCGAGCGCGCCCGCGTCGGCGGCCGAGAGGACGCGCATCCAGCGCTGCCGGGCGGCGACGTCCTCCCGTCCGGTCGTGCTCGTCGTGGTCGGTGCCATCGCCGCGATCCCTCCAAGTTGTCTGCTGATCTAGATAACTTGACCCTATCGGGGCAGGCGGCGGCAGGCCATGCCGGCGCGCGACGGGACGGTCGCGGGGAGGTGAACAGGTCGCGAAC
This is a stretch of genomic DNA from Clavibacter zhangzhiyongii. It encodes these proteins:
- the phnK gene encoding phosphonate C-P lyase system protein PhnK encodes the protein MSDDRPLLEVRGAAHRYGDRYGCRDVDFDLHPGEVLAVVGESGSGKSTLLGTLSQRLALSEGSIRYRLADGETVELADMSESSVRRLWRSEWGFVHQDPADGLRMHVSAGGNVGEPLMTNGWRHYGRIRETAAEWLRHVEIPVDRIDDHPTTFSGGMRQRLQIARNLVVSPRLVFMDEPTSGLDVSVQARLLDLIRGLVAELGLAVVIVTHDLAVARLISHRTLVMKDGRVIESGLTDRVLDDPQAAYTQLLVSSILQG
- the phnG gene encoding phosphonate C-P lyase system protein PhnG, which produces MAPTTTSTTGREDVAARQRWMRVLSAADAGALDAAWTAWEPKPDVQHIRGPEAGLVMVRGRVDAGGARFNLGEATVTRATLRLHGPAMSADALGSSYVLGSDLEHARLAALFDGMLLDAGLHDRVLAEVIAPLERARAEADDVRAAEARSTLVDFFTVAREHA
- a CDS encoding carbon-phosphorus lyase complex subunit PhnI; this encodes MYVAVKGGERAIAAAHALLAAEGRGAPGSTPLEAGQVAGQLGVLVSRVMTEGSLHDPELAARALLQAQGDVLEAVTLLRSYRTTLPRFGYTLPVDTAQLPPQRRVSATFKDLPGGQQLGATFDYTHRLFSDAEAAPVTTREADAGATMPRVADLLGASALIEPDSHPGQDDEEPADITREPTVFPMTRPERLQALARGDEGFLLGLGYSTQRGFGTTHPFAGEIRVGEVEVELDAPELGFAVPLGRIEVTECQMVNQFTGSADRPAQFTRGYGLAFGRSERKAMSMALVDRALRAAEFDERVTAPAQDEEFVISHSDNVQATGFVEHLKLPHYVDFQAELVLVRRLAREFRERHATPEGASDATPDDDADVTASAPAPAAVPAGAGARA
- the phnH gene encoding phosphonate C-P lyase system protein PhnH, with the protein product MTAATGRAPGIPAPGFPDATRGAQAAFRALLDALAHPTRVHPLVGPAEAPAGLGAGLGAVALTVLDEESALWLDPRRAADAEVAAWLTFHTGVRLVGDAADADFVLADASSLPPLATLAAGTDEEPHRSATVLLDVRDAAGPRRIRAEGPGIDGHADADAPWADDALLDAWRTNGERFPRGVDLLLVDAGSVAALPRTTRLTAADPRSEA
- a CDS encoding alpha-D-ribose 1-methylphosphonate 5-phosphate C-P-lyase PhnJ, translating into MSTSLIGYNLGYLDEQTKRMIRRALLKAVAIPGFQVPFASREVPMPRGWGTGGVQVTAAVVGEDDVLKVIDQGADDTTNAVSIRQFFASVAGVSTTTRTDEATVIQTRHRIPETPLADGQVIVYQVPMPEPLRFLEPRETETRRLHALEEYGLMYVKLYEDIARFGHVAKTYDYPVMVADRYLMAPSPIPSFDNPKMHMSPALQLFGAGREKRIYAVPPFTRVESLGFEDHPFEPQSFEDPCAICGSTGVYLDEVITDDRGASMFVCSDTDHCERTAAAADAAPTQDEEARA